One genomic window of Haloferax mediterranei ATCC 33500 includes the following:
- a CDS encoding ABC transporter permease — translation MSARGGVKTVLRRLTDASVAERILISFAALVMATLIGAAIVLVSGRVATCQTAATTLFGVGFCYDPVDVYLVLFNGALGQPFLLDSPGLFNPNWNPLNFGLAFTLKETTLLIFTGLSVAVAFRAGLFNIGTQGQLVLGGLATALFAVFIAPFLPAGIIGGIILIPLAVLVGALVGGLYGAIPGALKAYSDANEVITTIMLNFIAAGIAKVLVSEFFRNPDSQVIETAPIPDWGTLLPVAFPKGSDFSILALVFGLALVVAVWYLLERTSFGYDLRTSGEQPEAAEYGGVDAKRTTVTSMFLSGALGGIGGAIWVLMVIGNWLTDVPSLGFDGITVSILAGNNPFGVIPAALLFGTLKSGSLAVQFQTGVPKQLVGVLRGLIILFVAMPEFFRMIGTSITPKRDREAVATDGGEHLSGGDDE, via the coding sequence ATGAGTGCGAGAGGAGGGGTAAAAACCGTCCTTCGGCGACTCACGGACGCTTCGGTGGCCGAACGGATTCTCATTAGTTTCGCCGCGCTCGTCATGGCGACGCTCATCGGTGCGGCCATCGTCCTCGTTTCGGGACGCGTCGCCACATGTCAGACGGCAGCGACAACACTGTTCGGTGTCGGTTTCTGTTACGACCCGGTTGATGTGTACCTCGTCTTGTTCAACGGAGCGCTCGGCCAACCCTTCCTTCTCGACAGTCCCGGGCTGTTTAACCCGAACTGGAACCCGCTTAACTTCGGTCTCGCCTTCACGCTCAAGGAGACGACGCTTCTCATCTTCACCGGGCTTTCGGTGGCCGTCGCCTTCCGTGCAGGCCTGTTTAACATCGGGACGCAAGGACAACTCGTCCTCGGTGGGCTCGCGACGGCGCTGTTCGCAGTCTTCATTGCACCGTTCCTTCCGGCAGGCATCATTGGTGGCATCATCCTGATTCCGCTCGCCGTTCTCGTGGGCGCGTTAGTCGGCGGTCTCTACGGCGCGATTCCGGGTGCGTTGAAGGCCTACTCCGATGCGAACGAGGTCATCACGACCATCATGCTGAACTTCATCGCGGCGGGCATCGCAAAGGTGCTCGTCAGCGAGTTCTTCCGCAACCCCGACTCGCAGGTCATCGAGACAGCGCCGATTCCGGACTGGGGGACACTCCTTCCGGTGGCGTTTCCGAAAGGCAGCGACTTCTCGATTCTCGCGCTTGTGTTCGGTCTCGCCCTGGTTGTCGCCGTCTGGTATCTGCTCGAACGGACGTCGTTCGGCTACGACCTGCGGACGAGCGGTGAACAGCCAGAAGCCGCCGAATACGGCGGTGTCGACGCCAAGCGAACGACCGTCACCAGCATGTTCCTTTCCGGTGCGCTTGGCGGCATCGGCGGGGCTATCTGGGTTCTCATGGTCATCGGAAACTGGCTCACTGACGTTCCGTCTCTTGGGTTCGACGGCATCACCGTCTCCATTCTCGCGGGGAACAACCCGTTCGGTGTCATCCCGGCGGCGCTTCTGTTCGGGACGCTCAAGTCCGGGTCGCTCGCAGTCCAGTTCCAGACGGGAGTCCCGAAACAACTCGTCGGCGTCCTTCGCGGCCTCATCATCCTGTTCGTCGCCATGCCCGAGTTCTTCCGTATGATTGGCACTTCCATCACGCCCAAGCGGGACCGCGAGGCCGTGGCCACGGACGGCGGCGAACACCTTTCTGGAGGTGACGACGAATGA